Proteins from a single region of Nitratidesulfovibrio sp.:
- the eutC gene encoding ethanolamine ammonia-lyase subunit EutC, producing MDSARHDEPAARPAPVTDDTWSDLRRHTDARIALGRCGVSLPHGRWLDFRMAHAKARDAVLTPFDMAGVRAALEQGGEQCLELHSAAADTAEFLARPDKGRQLSEASRGILRETVAAQATGARGADICVVVSSGLSARAVHENAVPFATRFLAQARAAGYTTTPVALVDHGRVAVADEVAHLLGARLVVMLIGERPGLSSPNSLGVYLTFAPVPGCTDEARNCISNVRPGGLPIEDGVRKLCYLVQGAFAAGLTGVNLKDDMPGDYLPFAPAPALAD from the coding sequence ATGGACAGCGCACGACACGACGAGCCTGCGGCGCGGCCCGCGCCGGTGACCGACGATACGTGGAGCGACCTGCGCCGCCACACTGACGCCCGCATTGCCCTGGGCCGTTGTGGCGTAAGCCTGCCGCATGGCCGGTGGCTGGATTTTCGCATGGCCCACGCCAAGGCGCGTGACGCGGTGCTGACCCCCTTCGACATGGCGGGGGTACGCGCTGCTCTGGAACAGGGCGGCGAGCAGTGTCTGGAACTGCACAGCGCGGCGGCGGACACGGCGGAATTCCTGGCCCGGCCCGACAAGGGGCGCCAGCTTTCCGAGGCCTCGCGGGGCATCCTGCGCGAGACCGTGGCCGCGCAGGCCACGGGCGCAAGGGGGGCGGACATCTGCGTGGTCGTCAGCAGCGGACTGTCTGCCCGCGCGGTGCACGAGAACGCCGTGCCCTTCGCCACCCGGTTCCTGGCACAGGCCCGCGCCGCAGGGTACACCACCACGCCCGTGGCGCTGGTGGATCACGGGCGCGTGGCCGTGGCCGACGAGGTGGCCCACTTGCTGGGCGCCCGGCTGGTGGTGATGCTGATCGGCGAGCGACCGGGCCTCAGTTCGCCCAATTCGCTGGGGGTCTACCTGACCTTCGCGCCCGTTCCCGGCTGTACGGACGAGGCACGCAACTGCATTTCCAACGTGCGCCCCGGCGGTCTCCCCATCGAAGACGGCGTGCGCAAGCTGTGCTACCTGGTGCAGGGAGCCTTTGCGGCCGGGCTGACCGGCGTGAACCTGAAGGACGACATGCCGGGGGACTACCTGCCCTTTGCCCCGGCGCCCGCCCTGGCGGACTGA
- a CDS encoding cupin domain-containing protein has translation MPTARAFIPCPVAPASRLSGTPHMLAPFLYALLLSALLLSGGCATRHANAPDAPPPTPQASSQASPQTASQAVSSVQLVQSERSWDGAMLPAYPQGQPQVTILRITIPAGARLPLHHHPVINAGVLTRGQLVVVTEDGKELRLAAGDPIVEVVNTPHLGFNPGSEPAEIIVFYAGQAGTPLAVKQGQ, from the coding sequence ATGCCCACCGCCCGCGCCTTCATCCCTTGCCCTGTCGCCCCTGCTTCCCGGCTGTCGGGCACTCCGCACATGCTCGCCCCGTTCCTGTATGCCCTGCTCCTGTCCGCCCTGCTCCTGTCTGGTGGATGCGCGACCCGGCACGCGAACGCGCCAGATGCTCCCCCCCCCACCCCCCAGGCATCCTCACAAGCCTCACCGCAGACCGCCAGCCAGGCCGTCAGTTCCGTCCAGTTGGTCCAGTCGGAGCGCAGTTGGGACGGCGCCATGCTGCCCGCCTATCCGCAGGGCCAGCCACAGGTCACCATCCTGCGCATCACCATTCCCGCCGGGGCGCGCCTGCCCCTGCACCATCACCCGGTGATCAACGCCGGGGTGCTGACGCGCGGGCAGCTTGTGGTGGTTACGGAGGACGGCAAGGAACTGCGCCTCGCGGCGGGCGACCCCATCGTCGAGGTGGTGAACACCCCGCACCTTGGCTTCAACCCCGGCAGCGAGCCCGCCGAGATCATCGTCTTCTACGCCGGGCAGGCGGGCACTCCGCTGGCCGTCAAGCAGGGGCAGTAA
- the murF gene encoding UDP-N-acetylmuramoyl-tripeptide--D-alanyl-D-alanine ligase — translation MASSLFLGAAFLAFAVRRSLTWLHIFQQEEYDGPRFFRWMAAARAFDKRATLPLLACWGAALAAPESAAYAKWAAGLVLLAVAAVEDNPLHAAKKKLVLTARVRRILSVALTLTAVYAVALALCPATPAALLPFWILGVQALPLTLVAANASLAPLEARIQQGFWNEAHEKLLRLAPTVIAVTGSYGKTSVKHILAHVLGCYHPTLMTPGSINTPMGISRIIREKLTDAHRFFIAEMGAYGIGSIERLCRLAPPDFAIITNVGPAHYERFKDLATVVRAKFELAHATVARGGRVVLPAALLGYDHARDFAAANAGAVLLCAGTDGGAGPDVAGAPEPSVRVLEAGQDLSGIHARLLYQGQEYELRAPIHGMHHVDNVALAFAAACGVGVEPQRVVSALRSLPQITHRLEVKPQPDGSVLIDDAYNSNPSGFASALDLLDLYRKSGRRGVLVTPGMVELGTLHDSAHADLGARAAACADVLLAVAPARIPTLVEAFRAAAGPDQLVMECADFATARAWLAANIGPGDAVLLENDLPDLYEKKVRV, via the coding sequence GTGGCTAGCTCTCTGTTTCTGGGCGCGGCGTTTCTTGCGTTCGCCGTGCGGCGCAGCCTGACCTGGCTGCACATCTTTCAGCAGGAAGAATACGACGGCCCGCGCTTTTTCCGCTGGATGGCCGCCGCCCGCGCCTTCGACAAGCGCGCCACCCTTCCCCTGCTGGCCTGCTGGGGCGCGGCGCTGGCCGCGCCTGAGTCCGCTGCGTACGCCAAATGGGCGGCGGGCCTTGTGCTGCTGGCCGTGGCCGCCGTGGAAGACAATCCGCTGCACGCCGCCAAGAAAAAACTGGTGCTCACCGCGCGGGTCAGGCGCATCCTGTCCGTGGCGCTGACACTGACGGCGGTGTACGCCGTGGCCCTTGCCCTGTGCCCGGCCACGCCCGCTGCGCTGCTGCCGTTCTGGATACTCGGGGTGCAGGCCCTGCCGCTGACGCTGGTGGCGGCCAATGCATCGCTGGCCCCGCTGGAGGCGCGCATCCAGCAGGGCTTCTGGAACGAGGCGCACGAAAAGCTGCTGCGCCTTGCGCCCACGGTGATCGCGGTCACCGGTTCGTACGGCAAGACCAGCGTGAAGCACATCCTGGCCCACGTGCTGGGCTGCTACCACCCCACGCTGATGACGCCGGGCAGCATCAACACGCCCATGGGCATTTCGCGGATCATCCGGGAAAAGCTGACCGACGCGCACCGCTTCTTCATCGCGGAAATGGGCGCCTACGGCATCGGCTCCATCGAACGGCTGTGCAGGCTGGCCCCGCCCGATTTCGCCATCATCACCAACGTGGGCCCGGCGCACTACGAACGCTTCAAGGATCTGGCCACCGTGGTGCGGGCCAAGTTCGAACTGGCGCACGCCACCGTGGCCCGTGGGGGCCGGGTGGTGCTGCCCGCCGCCCTGCTGGGTTACGACCATGCGCGCGACTTTGCCGCTGCCAATGCGGGCGCGGTGCTGCTGTGCGCGGGTACGGACGGGGGCGCCGGACCGGACGTTGCGGGCGCGCCGGAACCTTCCGTGCGCGTGCTGGAGGCCGGGCAGGACCTTTCCGGCATCCATGCCCGCCTGCTGTACCAGGGGCAGGAATACGAGTTGCGCGCGCCCATCCACGGCATGCACCACGTGGACAACGTGGCCCTGGCCTTTGCCGCCGCGTGCGGGGTGGGCGTGGAGCCGCAGCGGGTGGTCAGCGCCCTGCGCAGCCTGCCGCAGATCACCCACCGGCTGGAGGTGAAGCCCCAGCCCGACGGTTCCGTGCTCATCGACGATGCCTACAATTCCAACCCCTCCGGCTTCGCCTCCGCCCTCGACCTGCTGGACCTGTACCGCAAGTCCGGGCGGCGCGGCGTGCTGGTGACCCCCGGCATGGTGGAACTGGGCACCCTGCACGACAGCGCCCACGCCGACCTTGGCGCGCGCGCCGCAGCCTGCGCCGACGTGCTGCTGGCCGTGGCCCCGGCCCGCATCCCCACCCTGGTGGAGGCCTTCCGCGCCGCCGCCGGGCCGGACCAGCTTGTGATGGAATGCGCGGACTTCGCCACCGCCCGCGCCTGGCTGGCCGCCAACATCGGCCCCGGCGACGCCGTGCTGCTGGAAAACGACCTGCCCGACCTGTACGAGAAGAAGGTGCGGGTGTAG
- a CDS encoding GGDEF domain-containing protein, with the protein MTYLSTIHVDILMCLALLPAIVVAGIKLDKGIPAHRHLIAAMVCVFTLLVLEACSVALDTNFNGAIRDNAQLVPFGKLVNSIGFLLVPVPAFLTWTFLHHWTGTRLAASSVLFWALPLACNAALALLSYHAGLLFSIAPDNTYSRGPWFAVSPAMFYGYQALAAGLLIRQRNRLKREEMALFALALALPAATAIIQLTYFTFLTIWSSWAISCIILLVSVFINSSERDELTKLANRTAYRNAIAKARRMRELKMCVALLDMDGLKAINDRYGHAAGDQALLTLAEGLRDTFGEGFSVMRFGGDEFAVVQFDNEPAAFYERLCTLESTLADQDAASGRPYRVAFSYGLACSRDGECVDALLKRCDTLMYDRKRQKHLKAGATAP; encoded by the coding sequence ATGACGTACCTGTCCACGATCCATGTCGACATCCTCATGTGTCTCGCATTGCTTCCCGCCATTGTCGTGGCGGGCATCAAGCTGGACAAGGGCATTCCCGCGCATCGACATCTTATTGCAGCCATGGTGTGCGTCTTCACACTGCTGGTACTTGAAGCATGCAGTGTGGCGCTGGATACCAATTTCAACGGCGCGATCCGCGACAACGCGCAGCTTGTGCCCTTCGGCAAGCTGGTCAACAGCATCGGCTTTCTGCTGGTGCCCGTGCCCGCCTTCCTGACGTGGACCTTCCTGCACCATTGGACCGGCACGCGCCTTGCCGCATCGTCCGTCCTGTTCTGGGCGCTTCCCCTGGCATGCAACGCGGCACTGGCCCTGCTCAGCTACCACGCGGGACTGCTGTTCTCCATCGCCCCGGACAACACCTACTCGCGCGGGCCGTGGTTCGCCGTATCCCCCGCCATGTTCTACGGTTATCAGGCACTGGCGGCGGGGTTGCTGATTCGCCAGCGCAACCGGCTGAAGCGGGAAGAAATGGCCCTGTTCGCCCTGGCCCTGGCCCTGCCCGCCGCCACCGCGATCATCCAGCTTACCTATTTCACGTTTCTTACAATATGGAGCAGCTGGGCCATCTCGTGCATCATCCTGCTGGTGTCCGTGTTCATCAATTCGTCCGAGCGCGATGAACTGACCAAGCTGGCCAACAGGACGGCATACCGCAACGCCATCGCAAAGGCCCGCCGCATGCGCGAACTGAAAATGTGCGTGGCCCTGCTGGACATGGACGGCCTGAAGGCCATCAACGACAGGTACGGGCACGCGGCCGGGGACCAGGCGTTGCTGACGCTTGCGGAAGGGCTGCGGGATACCTTTGGAGAGGGGTTCAGCGTGATGCGTTTTGGCGGCGACGAATTCGCCGTGGTCCAGTTCGACAACGAACCCGCCGCGTTCTACGAACGGCTCTGCACCCTTGAAAGCACCCTGGCAGATCAGGATGCGGCCTCCGGCAGGCCGTACCGGGTGGCCTTCAGCTACGGGCTGGCCTGCTCGCGCGACGGCGAATGCGTTGACGCCCTGCTGAAGCGGTGCGACACGCTGATGTACGACCGCAAGCGGCAGAAGCACCTGAAGGCGGGCGCGACTGCCCCCTGA
- a CDS encoding alpha/beta hydrolase: MDSAPFTATPPAAAADPAAPHLHVVHLPNAAPARRKPGNTGAADAAPPTVPQTAPQTAPQIVPQIVPQIIWAHGWMHTHANLLPLANTCTHGRDNYLLDMPGFGRSGMPPATWGTQDYADHAAAWLRTLPRGKRIWVGHSFGCRVGLQLAARHPDLLDGLFLMAAAGLPRRRTPMEKFTRGCRIAAFKTLKHLNWLGFGAERVRRFFGSADYANAGPLRPVFVSVVNENLSDVAARVACPVHLLYGENDTETPPSMGQDFARLLAHAHLQVLPRFGHLDILTAGGHQAVYALDTFCEEIFGG, from the coding sequence ATGGATTCCGCCCCGTTCACAGCCACGCCCCCCGCCGCCGCAGCAGACCCGGCAGCCCCGCACCTGCACGTGGTGCACCTGCCGAACGCCGCGCCCGCCCGCCGAAAGCCGGGGAACACCGGCGCTGCGGATGCCGCGCCCCCCACCGTCCCCCAGACCGCCCCGCAGACAGCCCCCCAAATCGTCCCCCAAATCGTCCCGCAGATCATATGGGCGCACGGCTGGATGCACACCCACGCCAACCTGCTGCCGCTGGCCAACACCTGCACCCACGGGCGCGACAACTACCTGCTGGACATGCCCGGCTTCGGTCGCTCCGGCATGCCGCCCGCCACCTGGGGCACGCAGGACTACGCCGACCATGCCGCCGCCTGGCTGCGCACCCTGCCGCGCGGCAAACGGATATGGGTGGGGCATTCCTTCGGCTGCCGGGTGGGCCTGCAACTGGCGGCCCGCCACCCGGACCTGCTGGACGGCCTGTTCCTGATGGCCGCCGCCGGGCTGCCCCGCCGCCGAACCCCCATGGAAAAATTCACGCGCGGGTGCCGCATCGCCGCGTTCAAGACGCTGAAGCACCTCAACTGGCTGGGCTTTGGCGCGGAGCGGGTGCGCCGCTTCTTCGGCAGCGCGGACTACGCCAACGCTGGCCCCTTGCGCCCCGTGTTCGTCAGCGTGGTCAACGAGAACCTGTCCGACGTGGCCGCCCGCGTGGCCTGCCCCGTGCACCTGCTGTACGGAGAAAACGACACGGAAACCCCGCCCTCCATGGGGCAGGACTTTGCCCGGCTGCTGGCGCACGCGCACTTGCAGGTGCTGCCGCGCTTCGGGCATCTGGACATTCTGACGGCGGGCGGCCATCAGGCCGTGTACGCCCTGGACACCTTCTGCGAGGAAATCTTCGGTGGCTAG
- a CDS encoding ATP-binding protein has protein sequence MSTSAPCLRFSRCPSPGPTPQRCTGPASCPTSDSPRLSAPPSAPGGGAVRYRIRPAPLPILRAVLLACACCLALAARPAPGHAAPQRALLISSYHPAFPTFFQQIDGIRSELDPAGVPLDVEFMDSKRFNDPPNQAHFLDHLRYKLSRVAPYDVIITSDDNALNLALEHRDALFPTTPVVFCGVNNVALAQGLSGGAAFTGVIEAVSMQETLDLIHQLRPRGTIHAISDTTLSGRADALTFRELAAHNAPAPSGELSLEDLTWDDLARRMAALPPGDAILLLSAYEDAVGTPKQFEESLAFILRHAGVPVFHLWEHGLGKGLAGGKVISHFEQGRVAAQLALRIMNGTSPADVPVVGGDAANRYTFDHHVLARFGIAERQLPPDSRIINAPSSPWIIYRRELRVAAASLVVILALTIFLVFHVIRLRQAKTDIRHSQERYRILFDQSPVGIAHFDDEGRIIDLNAKFQEIVGAPRQKVLGLDLRHDLRDPEMLGAVRTAFQGGIGLYEGNYTSVTGRKTTLVSCILKCIIAPDGGHLYGLIIAEDITERRRAEDTLREHEMFLMETQRIARVGGWKAGIRSDTLVWTDEVNRILEVPPDYKPGLAEGISFYAPEYRPRVREMLQTVARDGTHVELECEIITSRGTRKWTHLRAVGRVEEHGEQLILGTFQDITERKTAEIELVNAKLRAEAASKAKSEFLANMSHEIRTPLNGILGMLQLMHTTRLNAEQKDYADIAIQSGRRLARLLSDMLDLSRIESGKLEIRHVPFQLATSVQQVVELFLPISLQTGIQLKMRMDPAIPETLRGDTVRVQQVLTNLLGNSFKFTRSGGITLAARRLPPLHGPSCRVLFTIADTGCGIPEDKLGELFEPFTQVSNGMRRSHQGAGLGLSICKRLVHLMGGDITIESEEGAGTTACVSLPFTVVSDPGEGMDVPDAPDTQDTQNAPDRPDRPDRADRPDRPDRADRADRPDRADTQDWTGVMPGAMPDVPPPCRILLVEDDPVTQMALRRMLEKAGHAVTVAGDGRAGLQALAAEAFDMVLMDIQMPIMDGMEAVERIRKGEAGPDRGGIPIVALTAYAMEGDRERFLGAGMDAYVTKPADMNTLNAVIGRFCEPGQITGQG, from the coding sequence ATGAGCACCAGCGCCCCCTGTCTCCGCTTCAGCCGCTGTCCCAGCCCCGGTCCCACCCCGCAGCGGTGCACCGGCCCTGCCTCGTGCCCCACGTCCGACAGCCCACGGCTTTCCGCCCCGCCATCCGCACCGGGCGGGGGGGCGGTCCGATACCGCATTCGCCCTGCCCCCCTCCCCATTCTCCGGGCCGTGCTGCTGGCCTGCGCGTGCTGCCTGGCCCTGGCCGCGCGGCCCGCACCTGGTCATGCCGCACCGCAACGCGCCCTGCTGATCAGTTCCTACCACCCGGCATTCCCCACCTTCTTCCAGCAGATCGACGGCATCCGCTCCGAGTTGGACCCGGCGGGCGTGCCCCTGGACGTGGAGTTCATGGACAGCAAGCGCTTCAACGATCCGCCCAATCAGGCCCACTTTCTTGATCACCTGCGCTACAAGCTGTCCCGCGTGGCCCCGTACGACGTCATCATCACCTCGGACGACAACGCGCTGAACCTCGCCCTGGAGCACCGGGACGCCCTGTTCCCCACCACCCCCGTGGTCTTCTGCGGGGTCAACAACGTGGCGCTGGCCCAGGGCCTGAGCGGCGGCGCCGCCTTCACCGGGGTCATCGAGGCGGTTTCCATGCAGGAAACGCTGGACCTGATCCACCAGTTGCGCCCGCGCGGCACCATCCACGCCATTTCGGACACCACGCTGTCCGGCCGGGCGGACGCTCTGACCTTTCGCGAACTGGCGGCCCACAACGCCCCGGCGCCCAGCGGAGAACTGTCGCTGGAAGACCTGACCTGGGACGACCTGGCCCGCCGCATGGCCGCCCTGCCCCCCGGCGACGCCATCCTGCTGCTTTCGGCCTACGAGGACGCGGTAGGCACGCCCAAACAATTCGAGGAAAGCCTGGCCTTCATCCTGCGCCACGCCGGGGTGCCGGTGTTCCACCTGTGGGAACACGGCCTGGGCAAGGGGCTGGCGGGCGGCAAGGTCATCTCGCATTTCGAGCAGGGACGCGTGGCGGCACAACTGGCCCTGCGCATCATGAACGGCACCTCTCCCGCCGACGTTCCCGTGGTGGGGGGCGACGCGGCCAACCGCTACACCTTCGACCACCACGTGCTGGCGCGCTTCGGCATCGCGGAAAGGCAACTGCCGCCGGACAGCCGCATCATCAACGCCCCTTCGTCGCCGTGGATCATCTACCGGCGCGAACTGCGGGTGGCGGCGGCATCGCTGGTGGTCATCCTGGCCCTGACGATATTTCTGGTCTTCCACGTCATCCGCCTGCGCCAGGCCAAGACGGACATCCGCCACAGCCAGGAGCGCTACCGCATCCTGTTCGACCAGTCGCCCGTGGGCATCGCCCACTTCGATGACGAAGGCCGCATCATCGACCTGAACGCCAAATTCCAGGAAATCGTCGGCGCGCCTCGCCAGAAGGTGCTGGGGCTCGACCTGCGGCACGACCTGCGCGACCCCGAGATGCTGGGGGCCGTACGCACCGCCTTCCAAGGCGGCATAGGCCTGTACGAAGGCAACTACACTTCGGTAACGGGCCGCAAGACCACGCTGGTCAGCTGCATCCTCAAATGCATCATCGCGCCCGACGGCGGTCACCTGTACGGGCTGATCATCGCGGAAGACATCACCGAACGCCGCCGGGCGGAAGACACCCTGCGCGAACACGAAATGTTCCTGATGGAAACCCAGCGCATCGCCCGCGTGGGCGGCTGGAAGGCGGGCATCCGGTCCGACACGCTGGTCTGGACCGACGAGGTCAACCGCATCCTTGAAGTGCCGCCGGACTACAAGCCGGGCCTTGCCGAAGGCATTTCGTTCTACGCGCCGGAATACCGGCCCAGGGTGCGGGAGATGCTGCAAACCGTGGCCCGTGACGGCACCCACGTGGAACTGGAATGCGAGATCATCACCAGCCGGGGCACCCGCAAGTGGACCCACCTGCGCGCGGTGGGCCGGGTGGAAGAGCACGGGGAACAACTCATCCTGGGGACGTTCCAGGACATCACCGAGCGCAAGACGGCGGAGATCGAACTGGTCAACGCCAAGCTGCGGGCAGAGGCGGCCAGCAAGGCCAAGAGCGAGTTCCTGGCCAACATGAGCCACGAAATCCGCACACCGCTCAACGGCATTCTCGGCATGCTCCAGCTCATGCACACCACGCGGCTGAATGCCGAACAGAAAGACTACGCGGACATCGCCATCCAGTCCGGCAGACGGCTGGCGCGCCTGCTTTCCGACATGCTGGACCTGTCACGCATCGAATCGGGCAAGCTGGAAATCCGGCACGTTCCCTTCCAACTCGCGACATCGGTGCAGCAGGTGGTGGAACTGTTCCTGCCCATCTCGCTGCAAACGGGGATACAGCTCAAGATGCGCATGGACCCGGCCATCCCGGAAACGTTGCGGGGCGATACCGTGCGGGTGCAACAGGTGCTCACCAACCTGCTGGGCAATTCCTTCAAGTTCACCAGAAGCGGCGGCATCACGCTGGCGGCCCGCCGCCTGCCACCGCTGCACGGCCCTTCCTGCCGGGTGCTGTTCACCATTGCGGATACCGGGTGCGGCATTCCGGAAGACAAGCTGGGCGAGTTGTTCGAACCGTTCACCCAGGTCAGCAACGGAATGCGCCGTTCGCACCAGGGCGCCGGGCTGGGGCTTTCCATCTGCAAGCGGCTGGTGCACCTGATGGGCGGGGACATCACCATCGAGAGCGAGGAAGGCGCGGGCACCACGGCCTGCGTCAGCCTGCCCTTCACCGTGGTGTCCGACCCTGGCGAGGGGATGGATGTGCCCGATGCACCGGATACGCAGGATACGCAGAATGCCCCAGACAGGCCGGACAGGCCGGACAGGGCAGACAGGCCGGACAGGCCGGACAGGGCAGACAGGGCGGACAGGCCGGACAGGGCGGATACGCAGGACTGGACGGGCGTGATGCCCGGCGCCATGCCGGACGTTCCCCCTCCCTGCCGGATCCTGCTGGTGGAAGACGACCCGGTGACCCAGATGGCCCTGCGCCGGATGCTGGAAAAGGCGGGACACGCCGTCACCGTGGCGGGCGACGGACGCGCGGGCCTGCAAGCGTTGGCCGCCGAAGCCTTCGACATGGTGCTCATGGACATCCAGATGCCCATCATGGACGGCATGGAGGCCGTGGAACGCATCCGCAAGGGCGAGGCCGGGCCGGACAGGGGGGGCATCCCCATCGTGGCGCTGACGGCCTATGCCATGGAGGGCGACCGGGAACGGTTCCTGGGCGCGGGCATGGACGCCTACGTCACGAAGCCCGCGGACATGAATACCCTGAATGCGGTCATCGGTCGCTTTTGCGAACCGGGACAGATCACGGGACAGGGGTAG
- a CDS encoding ethanolamine ammonia-lyase subunit EutB, whose translation MNVHSPLRELLAKASPLRSGDVLAGVAAASDEERVRAQMLLADVPLKRFLDEAVIPYEDDEITRLILDSHDAAAFAPVGSYTVGQFRDWLLTDAVDHASLAALAPGLTPEMVAAASKLMRLQDLVLVASKCRVVTRFRNTIGLPGHFSARLQPNHPTDDARGILASTIDGLYYGSGDAVIGINPASDSLENIARLMHLLDELIARYEIPTQSCVLTHVTSAMELIRRGTPLDLCFQSIAGTEKANASFGINLGLLDEASQATLELQRGTLGDNVMYFETGQGSALSANAHHGVDQQTVECRAYAVARRYRPLLVNTVVGFIGPEYLYNGKQIIRAGLEDHCCGKLLGLPMGVDICYTNHADADQDDMDALLTLLGTAGCNFIMGVPGADDIMLNYQSTSFHDAAYLRKLLGKRPAPEFEAWLERMGIHDGDGNLLPPGGALLGLEQRVRQDD comes from the coding sequence ATGAATGTGCACAGTCCGCTACGCGAACTGCTGGCCAAGGCGTCCCCCCTGCGTTCGGGGGACGTCCTGGCCGGTGTGGCGGCGGCCAGCGACGAAGAGCGCGTGCGCGCCCAGATGTTGCTGGCCGACGTGCCGCTGAAGCGCTTTCTCGACGAGGCGGTGATTCCCTACGAGGACGACGAGATCACCCGCCTGATCCTGGACAGCCACGACGCGGCGGCCTTCGCGCCGGTAGGCTCGTACACCGTGGGCCAGTTCCGCGACTGGCTGCTTACCGACGCGGTCGATCATGCCAGCCTTGCCGCCCTTGCCCCCGGCCTGACCCCGGAAATGGTGGCGGCCGCCAGCAAGCTGATGCGCTTGCAGGACTTGGTGCTGGTGGCCTCCAAGTGCCGGGTGGTCACGCGTTTTCGCAACACCATCGGGCTGCCGGGCCACTTTTCGGCCCGGCTGCAACCCAACCATCCCACGGACGACGCCCGGGGCATCCTGGCCTCGACCATCGACGGGCTGTACTACGGCTCGGGCGATGCGGTCATCGGCATCAACCCGGCCTCGGACAGCCTGGAAAACATCGCCCGGCTGATGCACCTGCTGGACGAACTGATTGCCCGGTACGAGATACCCACCCAAAGCTGCGTGCTCACCCACGTGACCAGCGCCATGGAACTCATCCGGCGGGGCACCCCGCTGGACCTGTGCTTCCAGTCCATTGCCGGGACGGAAAAGGCCAACGCCAGCTTCGGCATCAACCTCGGCCTGCTGGACGAGGCGAGCCAGGCCACGCTGGAATTGCAGCGCGGCACGCTGGGCGACAACGTGATGTACTTCGAAACGGGGCAGGGCAGCGCGCTTTCGGCCAACGCCCACCACGGCGTGGACCAGCAGACCGTGGAATGCCGGGCCTACGCCGTGGCGCGCCGGTACCGCCCGTTGCTGGTGAACACGGTGGTGGGCTTCATCGGCCCGGAATACCTCTACAACGGCAAGCAGATCATTCGGGCCGGGCTGGAGGATCACTGCTGCGGCAAGCTGCTGGGCCTGCCCATGGGCGTGGACATCTGCTACACCAACCACGCCGACGCGGACCAGGACGACATGGATGCGCTGCTGACCCTGCTGGGCACGGCGGGCTGCAATTTCATCATGGGTGTGCCCGGCGCGGACGACATCATGCTCAACTACCAGTCCACGTCGTTTCACGATGCCGCCTACCTGCGCAAGCTGCTGGGCAAGCGCCCGGCTCCGGAGTTCGAGGCGTGGCTGGAACGCATGGGCATCCACGACGGGGACGGCAACCTGCTGCCGCCGGGCGGGGCCTTGCTGGGGCTTGAGCAGCGCGTGCGGCAGGACGACTGA